One genomic segment of Mytilus galloprovincialis chromosome 5, xbMytGall1.hap1.1, whole genome shotgun sequence includes these proteins:
- the LOC143075497 gene encoding uncharacterized protein LOC143075497 has translation MKTQNVALLTGRWDTYPQQTTKLTMAEELNRMLKPALRSFLMERGMTVSDYSVQQLRELAFKAVELDLPVISTPDDTDSFLQFRSTVVVNGEKVTFPTVFQCDQKGWTDDLKNIPVFSMADVFAYLVSYAKWTPSRLRTYKNERGFRLSKSNHISSAESFNLPHEHFYIKASCIRETSQKADPYMTWCLVNSEGVCISAGCHCTADDGGCKHVVALLFCLANWSDRHIDRNTETCTDTKCGWDIPRKVSVPMKLDSIEHSVNSRVQPFEHVYDPINHDDNMSDVEFEAGLHNLIQGHDTQIIEVLDISEDSLTMPKSIIESAEDFLENSSFLEYLKSKVNQDDCDQIYSLTEGQSDNQNWYEYRLGRITSSIIPLVYHYQGNDKNNYIVRQILDKNNNFSTPAMIYGKEREHLARDLYSKEYISEHKKAVVELSGLIINKDIPHLGASPDAIVNCKCCGKGIVEIKCPYTFKNLTLVEISEKKYHLTKTSDGVIKLKKTSNWYIQIQSQMAISNLQWCDFVLYLEGSIKTEKHKLHVERIKFDPHLWSSVLNKVNLFYSKYVVPKLIQD, from the exons ATGAAGACGCAAAACGTCGCGTTACTAACCGGAAGGTGGGACACGTATCCACAACAAACAACAAAGTTAACGATGGCGGAGGAATTAAATAGAATGCTAAAACCAGCTTTACGCTCATTTTTAATGGAAAGAGGAATGACGGTATCTGATTATAGTGTTCAACAGCTGAGAGAACTTGCTTTTAAAGCTGTTGAATTGGATTTACCAGTTATTTCAACACCAGATGACACAGACTCGTTTCTTCAATTTAGGAGTACTGTTGTAGTAAATGGAGAAAAAGTAACTTTTCCGACTGTCTTTCAGTGTGACCAGAAGGGGTGGACAGATGATTTGAAGAATATTCCAGTATTTTCTATGGCAGACGTTTTTGCTTATCTTGTTTCGTATGCTAAATGGACACCATCACGACTTAGAACTTACAAGAATGAGAGGGGCTTCCGACTTTCAAAGTCAAATCATATTTCTTCTGCTGAAAGCTTCAACTTACCACATGAACACTTTTATATAAAAGCTAGTTGCATCAGAGAAACATCACAGAAAGCTGATCCCTACATGACTTGGTGTTTGGTTAATTCTGAAGGTGTGTGCATATCAGCAGGATGTCATTGCACAGC GGATGATGGAGGATGTAAGCATGTTGTAGCACTGTTATTTTGCCTAGCAAACTGGTCTGACAGACACATAGATAGAAACACAGAGACATGTACAGATACCAAATGCGGTTGGGATATTCCAAGAAAGGTATCTGTTCCTATGAAACTGGATAGTATAGAACATTCAGTAAATTCCAGGGTACAGCCATTTGAACATGTGTATGACCCAATAAACCATGATGACAACATGTCTGATGTAGAATTTGAAGCAGGTCTCCACAACTTAATTCAAGGTCATGACACTCAGATTATTGAAGTGCTTGATATATCTGAAGACAGTTTAACCATGCCTAAATCTATCATTGAATCAGCAGAAGACTTCTTGGAAAATTCTTCTTTTTTGGAATACCTCAAATCAAAAGTGAACCAGGATGACTGTGACCAAATTTATTCTTTAACAGAAGGTCAGTCTGATAATCAGAATTGGTATGAGTACAGGCTAGGTAGGATTACTTCATCAATAATTCCTCTTGTGTATCACTATCAGGGCAATGATAAAAACAATTACATTGTCAGACAGATATTGgacaaaaacaacaatttttcAACTCCTGCAATGATTTATGGGAAAGAAAGGGAGCATCTTGCAAGAGACTTATACAGCAAGGAATATATTTCTGAACATAAAAAGGCTGTAGTTGAACTATCAGGACTGATAATAAACAAAGATATTCCACATCTAGGAGCTTCTCCAGATGCTATTGTTAACTGTAAATGTTGTGGGAAAGGCATTGTAGAAATTAAGTGTCCTTACACATTCAAAAATCTAACATTAGTTGAAAtcagtgaaaaaaaatatcatcttaCCAAAACCTCTGATGGTGTcattaaattaaagaaaacttcAAATTGGTATATACAGATTCAATCTCAAATGGCAATTTCTAATTTACAATGGTGTGACTTTGTACTTTACCTTGAAGGAAGTATTAAAACAGAAAAGCACAAATTACATGTTGAGAGAATTAAATTTGATCCCCATTTGTGGAGTAGTGTATTGAACAAAGTTAACTTGTTTTACAGTAAATATGTTGTCCCTAAATTAATCCAGGATTAA
- the LOC143075496 gene encoding uncharacterized protein LOC143075496 — protein MVVYHCCVPNCTASTRKFNKLHKYPWMQGVTFISLPNKTRNAKERRDWLRLIRRPNDWTPTKYTRICSLHFDENNNNTLPTLFPYNNFKKPLSERKTSNSTQVGTDNNLESPMHACNSDHHHGSIPESQVIFSAIPYVCGEVEVISTEKFVTTEYLPGQRYVSKLNYPTRKPTKDHDYSYHRDDKVLVDSSTQTEVTANDIRLLEQENDRLKHTLEDKESLSREIFVKHVTKDDKHVKFYTGVQNFAILMGIFQLLITKCSKLKYWSGKGSVNDKNYQTGNKLKPGPQRKLTDFQEFILTLVRLRLGLIDYHLADIFGISKTRVSQIFTTWITFMSGLFGKLIKWPSKQQVRKHMPHSFKMLYPKTRCIIDCTEFFFQHPRSPTAQASTYSTYKSKNTGKCLLGISPSGTFTFVSDVYGGNVSDRFITEKSGFMDYIEEGDDIMADRGFTIRDLLTEKKATLNMPPFTRKCVWGKKKRLNVNEIKQTRSIAKLRIHVERAIQRLKLFKLIGNTIAWSLKPLTNQMVKVSAFLCNLMPKLVRR, from the exons ATGGTGGTTTATCATTGTTGTGTTCCAAACTGCACCGCATCAACTAGAAAGTTTAACAAACTGCATAAATATCCTTGGATGCAAGGTGTGACATTTATTTCTCTGCCGAATAAGACAAGGAATGCAAAGGAAAGGCGAGACTGGTTGAGATTGATTAGGCGGCCGAATGATTGGACTCCAACGAAATACACACGTATTTGTTCACTGCACTTTGATGAAAACAACAACAACACTCTACCAACACTGTTTCCTTACAACAATTTCAAGAAGCCGTTGAGTGAAAG AAAAACCAGCAATTCAACACAAGTTGGAACAGACAATAACCTTGAATCTCCAATGCATGCATGTAACTCTGATCATCATCATGGATCCATCCCTGAGAGCCAAGTTATCTTTTCGGCTATACCTTATGTTTGTGGAGAAGTTGAGGTCATTAGCACAGAAAAGTTTGTTACAACTGAATATTTGCCAG gTCAAAGATATGTATCAAAATTAAACTATCCCACACGTAAGCCAACTAAAGACCATGACTACAGTTATCACAGAGATGATAAAGTGCTTGTAGATTCGTCTACTCAAACAGAAGTTACAGCTAATGATATCAGGCTACTGGAACAGGAAAATGACAGACTCAAGCATACCCTGGAAGATAAAGAGAGCTTGTCCAGAGAaatttttgttaaacatgttaccaAAGATGACAAACATGTGAAGTTTTACACCGGTGTTCAAAATTTCGCTATTTTAATGGGTATTTTCCAGCTTCTTATTACCAAATGTTCCAAATTAAAGTATTGGTCTGGCAAGGGAAGTGTTAATGACAAAAACTACCAAACTGGAAATAAATTAAAGCCTGGACCACAAAGGAAATTGACAGATTTTCAGGAATTTATACTTACGTTAGTACGTCTTCGTCTTGGTCTAATAGATTATCACTTAGCTGATATTTTTGGAATCTCAAAGACCCGTGTTTCACAGATATTTACAACATGGATAACATTTATGTCAGGTTTATTTGGAAAACTAATAAAATGGCCATCGAAGCAACAAGTAAGAAAACATATGCCACATTCATTCAAAATGTTATATCCGAAAACAAGATGTATAATTGACtgtacagaatttttttttcaacatccAAGATCTCCTACAGCACAGGCCTCAACATACAGCACTTATAAATCAAAAAATACTGGGAAATGTCTTTTAGGGATCTCACCTTCTGGAACCTTCACTTTTGTTTCAGATGTTTATGGCGGCAATGTATCTGATCGTTTTATTACTGAAAAGTCTGGTTTTATGGATTATATTGAAGAGGGAGATGACATTATGGCAGATAGAGGCTTCACAATAAGAGAtttattaacagaaaaaaaagcaACATTAAATATGCCACCATTTACCCGCAAGTGTGTGTGGGGAAAAAAGAAAAGACTTAAtgtgaatgaaattaaacaaactCGCTCTATAGCTAAGTTGAGAATTCATGTTGAAAGAGCCATTCAAAGACTAAAGCTATTTAAACTAATAGGAAATACTATAGCATGGTCTCTGAAACCATTGACTAATCAAATGGTCAAAGTTTCAGCATTTTTATGCAATTTAATGCCAAAATTAGTTAGGCGGTAA